In one window of Henckelia pumila isolate YLH828 chromosome 1, ASM3356847v2, whole genome shotgun sequence DNA:
- the LOC140879169 gene encoding putative transcription elongation factor SPT5 homolog 1 — protein MPRNDYDDELEEEEEYEDGDEEYDEADDYGGGGGKDKRKRSRSDFIDDYADEDDEEEEDDDEEYGVSGAGRGGKRHRKAASGFFDEEAAVDSDDDEEEEEGEDDFIDTGADIPDEDERRSHRRPLLSREDEQEDVEEIERMIHEKYAKSLNVEYVEEATDVEQQGLLPSVRDPKLWMLKCAIGREREVAVCLMQKCIDKGSEVQITSAIALDHLKNYIYIEAHKEAHVREAIKGMRNIYPSKINLVPIKEMTDVLSVETKAIDISRDTWVRMKIGTYKGDLAKVVDVDNVRQRATVKLIPRIDLQALANKIEGREAPKKKAFTPPARFMNIDEARELHIRVERKRDPATGDYYEKIEGMMFKDGFLYKNVSLKSLSTLNAQPTFDELEKFRQPTETGDGDVSSLSTLFANRRKGHFMKGDRVIIIKGDLRNLKGCVEKVEEDTVHIKPSEVGLNTTLAISDKELCKYFEPGNHVKVVSGSTEGATGMVVSVEGHVVNIVSDTTKELLRVFADNVVESSEVTSGITRIGNYELHDLVLLDDNSFGVVIRVESEAFQVLKGVPERPDVALVRLREIKYKINKKIFAKDRYKNTLSVKDVVKILEGPCRGKQGPVEHIYKGILFVYDRHHLEHAGFICVKSESCMMVGGSRANGDRSGSGFTSRFSNFRNPPRAPQSPMRTPRGGPMNFGGRHGGGRGHDSLVGAAIKIRLGHYKGCKGRVVEVKGSMVRVELESQMKVVTVERSSISDSVNVSTPYRETSRYGMGSETPMHPSRTPLHPYMTPMRDSGATPIHDGMRTPMRDRAWNPYTPMSPPRDNWEDGNPGSWSTSPQYQPGSPPSRAYEAPTPGSGWTNQSGSYNDAGTPRENSSAYANAPSPYLPSTPGGQPPMTPSSAYLPGTPGGQPMTPGSGGLDMMSPVVGADNEGPWFLPDILVNIRRPGDDAVVGVIRDVLPDGSCRVALGSNSNGESINAFPNEIEIVAPRKAEKIRIMGGAHRGATGKLIGIDGTDGIVKIDDTLDVKILDMAILAKLVQT, from the exons ATGCCTAGGAACGACTATGATGACGAGCTGGAGGAAGAGGAGGAATACGAAGATGGGGACGAGGAGTACGATGAAGCTGATGATTATGGCGGAGGCGGTGGGAAGGACAAGAGAAAAAGAAGCAGATCTGATTTTATAGATGATTACGCCGATGAAGACGACGAGGAAGAGGAAGACGACGATGAAGAGTATGGAGTCTCTGGGGCTGGTCGCGGAGGGAAGCGGCACAGGAAAGCTGCTTCCGGGTTCTTTGACGAGGAGGCTGCTGTGGACAGTGATGATGATGAGGAGGAAGAGGAAGGCGAGGACG ACTTCATCGACACTGGAGCTGATATACCGGATGAAGACGAGAGGCGAAGTCATCGGCGCCCACTGCTGTCTCGCGAGGATGAGCAAGAGGACGTGGAGGAAATTGAGAGAATGATACATGAGAAGTATGCTAAGAGCCTCAATGTGGAGTATGTAGAGGAGGCAACGGACGTAGAACAACAAGGTCTTCTGCCTTCTGTTCGGGACCCGAAACTCTGGATGTTGAAATGTGCG ATTGGCCGTGAAAGGGAGGTGGCGGTTTGCCTAATGCAGAAGTGCATCGACAAAGGATCTGAAGTGCAGATTACATCTGCCATAGCCCTCGATCAtttaaaaaactatatataCATCGAGGCACACAAAGAAGCCCATGTGAGAGAG GCAATTAAAGGGATGCGCAATATTTATCCTAGTAAAATAAACCTTGTCCCTATTAAAGAGATGACCGATGTGCTTTCTGTGGAGACTAAAGCCATTGATATCTCTAGGGATACGTGGGTTCGAATGAAGATCGGAACCTACAAAGGAGATCTCGCTAAG GTTGTTGATGTTGACAATGTCCGGCAGAGAGCAACTGTGAAATTAATTCCAAGGATTGACTTGCAAGCTCTGGCCAACAAAATT GAAGGAAGGGAAGCTCCAAAGAAGAAAGCGTTTACTCCACCTGCACGTTTTATGAATATCGATGAAGCTCG AGAACTGCATATACGTGTCGAGCGTAAGAGAGATCCTGCTACCGGTGACTATTatgaaaaaattgaaggaaTGATGTTTAAAGATGGTTTCCTGTATAAGAATGTGTCACTCAAGTCGCTCAGCACTCTGAATGCGCAACCCACGTTTGATGAGCTCGAGAAATTTAGACAGCCTACTGAAACTGGGGATGGTGACGTATCAAGTTTGTCAACGCTTTTTGCCAATAGAAGGAAAGGTCATTTCATGAAAGGCGATAGAGTTATTATTATCAAGGGGGATCTGAGAAACCTGAAAGGATGCGTGGAAAAAGTTGAAGAAGACACTGTTCATATCAAGCCTAGTGAAGTAGGCCTTAAT ACAACTCTTGCTATCAGTGACAAAGAACTTTGCAAGTATTTTGAGCCGGGAAATCATGTGAAGGTTGTATCTGGTTCTACAGAAGGCGCAACCGGTATGGTTGTTTCTGTTGAAGGCCATGTGGTGAATATAGTTTCAGATACCACCAAAGAACTT CTCCGCGTGTTTGCAGATAATGTTGTGGAAAGCTCTGAAGTCACCTCGGGCATTACTCGGATTGGTAATTATGAGCTTCACGACCTTGTTCTGCTTGA TGATAATAGTTTCGGTGTTGTTATACGTGTTGAGAGCGAGGCTTTTCAG GTCCTTAAGGGTGTCCCAGAGAGGCCTGATGTTGCACTTGTGAGGTTAAGAGAGATTAAATACAAGATCAACAAAAAGATTTTTGCGAAAGATCGATACAAGAACACATTGTCTGTGAAAGATGTTGTAAAAATTTTGGAGGGTCCATGCAGA GGGAAACAGGGTCCCGTTGAACATATCTACAAAGGAATTCTGTTTGTTTATGATCGGCATCACCTGGAGCATGCTGGTTTTATTTGTGTTAAATCCGAATCTTGCATGATGGTTGGTGGATCACGTGCAAATGGAGATAGGAGT GGTAGTGGATTTACGTCGAGATTTTCCAATTTCAGAAATCCACCTCGTGCTCCCCAATCTCCGATGAGAACTCCTAGAGGCGGTCCAATGAATT TTGGAGGACGCCATGGAGGTGGAAGGGGTCATGATTCCTTAGTAGGAGCTGCAATTAAAATTCGTTTGGGCCATTATAAGGGATGCAAAGGTCGTGTTGTAGAAGTTAAAGGTTCCATGGTTCGGGTTGAGTTAGAGTCACAAATGAAGGTTGTCACAG TTGAACGGAGTTCTATTTCTGACAGCGTGAATGTTTCAACGCCTTATAG GGAAACATCTAGATATGGCATGGGTAGTGAAACCCCAATGCATCCTTCTCGAACTCCACTTCATCCGTATATGACTCCAATGAGAGATTCTGGAG CAACTCCCATCCACGACGGTATGAGGACACCTATGCGTGACAGAGCATGGAATCCATATACACCTATGAGTCCACCTAG GGACAACTGGGAAGACGGAAACCCTGGATCTTGGTCAACCAGTCCACAATATCAG CCGGGTAGTCCTCCATCACGAGCTTATGAAGCTCCGACACCTGGATCAGGCTGGACGAATCAAAGTGGCAGCTATAATGATGCTGGCACTCCTAGGGAGAACAGTTCTGCCTATG CAAATGCTCCAAGTCCATACTTGCCATCTACCCCTGGTGGACAGCCACCAATGACACCGAGTTCAGCATATTTACCCGGTACACCGGGTGGACAACCAATGACACCTGGAAGTGGTGGTTTGGATATGATGTCACCTGTAGTTG GTGCTGACAATGAAGGTCCTTGGTTCTTGCCAGATATTCTGGTCAACATCCGTAGACCTGGTGATGATGCTGTCGTGGGAGTTATAAGAGACGTGCTTCCA GATGGCTCATGTAGAGTGGCTCTCGGATCAAACAGCAATGGGGAATCTATTAATGCTTTTCCTAATGAAATAGAGATCGTGGCTCCAAGGAAGGCTGAGAAGATAAGGATCATGGGTGGCGCACATCGTGGGGCCACTGGGAAACTTATCGGTATTGATGGCACAGACGGAATCGTAAAAATTGACGACACACTAGATGTCAAAATTCTAGATATGGCCATTTTGGCAAAGCTTGTTCAGACGTGA